Proteins from one Dethiosulfovibrio peptidovorans genomic window:
- a CDS encoding 3-oxoacyl-ACP synthase yields MNDGVQPYLSHIFYHLPKRRLTNKDLIEEFGTWTEKKIRSKTGVEERAVASETDTASFLATKAAEKLFQETGIDRSSIDMLMLCTETPDYLLPATACLVHHNLGLPNDCGAFDISLGCSGYIYGLHLASAMIQSTMARRVLFLTGDVLSHYIHPKDKSTRTIFGDCFTASLINSDETGNFGQIGHFVLGTDGSGSQNLIIPAGGAAQRCSQATKEIYTNRYGNSRTPEDLYMNGPEVFAFALREVPPVIDECLKLNSLTIDEVDLFVFHQATDMMLQKLRHELNIPENKFIVDVAKTGNTVSSSIPLALRRAMDNGRLHPGAIVLLCGFGVGYSWGATILRL; encoded by the coding sequence ATGAACGACGGCGTCCAGCCATATCTGAGTCATATTTTCTACCATCTGCCAAAACGGCGCCTCACGAACAAAGACCTTATCGAGGAATTTGGTACCTGGACCGAGAAAAAAATTCGATCAAAGACAGGAGTAGAGGAACGGGCCGTTGCATCAGAGACCGACACAGCATCCTTCCTGGCCACGAAGGCAGCGGAAAAACTGTTTCAAGAGACCGGTATCGACCGATCATCGATTGACATGCTGATGCTCTGCACCGAGACACCCGATTATCTGCTCCCCGCCACAGCCTGCCTCGTCCATCATAACCTTGGACTTCCCAACGATTGTGGCGCCTTTGACATATCCCTGGGCTGTTCAGGATATATCTATGGTCTCCACCTCGCCTCGGCCATGATCCAATCGACGATGGCGAGAAGAGTCCTCTTCCTGACCGGCGACGTCCTGAGCCACTACATACACCCCAAAGATAAAAGTACCCGTACCATCTTCGGCGACTGCTTTACAGCTTCCCTCATCAACAGTGACGAGACAGGAAATTTCGGACAGATCGGACACTTTGTCCTTGGTACGGATGGATCAGGCAGTCAGAATCTCATCATCCCAGCCGGAGGCGCAGCTCAGCGCTGCTCCCAAGCTACAAAAGAAATCTACACAAACCGATACGGCAACTCCAGAACTCCCGAGGATCTGTATATGAACGGCCCGGAAGTATTCGCCTTCGCTCTCCGCGAGGTCCCTCCAGTAATCGACGAGTGCCTGAAACTCAATAGCCTGACCATAGACGAGGTTGATTTATTCGTCTTTCACCAGGCGACGGACATGATGCTCCAGAAACTTCGTCACGAGCTGAACATCCCTGAGAACAAGTTTATCGTCGATGTGGCAAAGACGGGCAATACAGTGAGTTCCTCCATTCCCCTGGCTCTTCGAAGAGCAATGGATAACGGTCGGCTTCACCCAGGAGCCATCGTCCTGCTCTGTGGTTTTGGCGTGGGATACTCTTGGGGTGCGACCATCCTTCGGCTCTGA